One window of Psychrobacillus sp. FSL H8-0483 genomic DNA carries:
- a CDS encoding small acid-soluble spore protein H, with protein MNAQRAEEIVFSTDMINVTYNGENIYIEHVDKDKGLATIHSLDEPTNKQSVSVTSLYEQ; from the coding sequence ATGAATGCACAACGAGCAGAAGAAATTGTTTTTTCAACAGATATGATTAATGTAACCTATAATGGAGAAAATATTTATATTGAGCACGTGGATAAAGATAAGGGATTAGCGACTATCCATTCCCTTGATGAACCAACTAATAAACAAAGTGTTTCAGTAACAAGCTTATATGAACAGTAA
- a CDS encoding endonuclease MutS2, whose product MNTMTYEKLQYNELKEMVKSHCVSSLGKDLLDKLQPSTNSKVVKNRLNETSEARSLLDAESHLPLKGISNISHQMEKLEKGMILGPSELVAISDFLRGCRVIKKFMMGKEFFAPVLHSYAYSMMEFQSIEEEINHSIRGNRVDSEASKELKRIRNHIAKTEEKIEERLNKFLKSSANKEYIQEFFISKKDDRFTVPIKASYKNQVAGTIIEVSSKGSTVFIEPAAISKFNAELATLKAEESMEEYQILATLSGSILEETRQININIEIIGQYDMIFAKAKFSKRIDGIEPKLNNHGYIQLKNCKHPLLSGNIVPLDFEIGKDYRSLIITGPNAGGKTVVLKTIGILTLAVMSGFHIAADQGTEIAVFDNLFVDIGDNQSIENSLSTFSSHMKNISEIMSASSNNTLLLFDEIGSGTEPNEGAALAIAILEEFYQMGCITVATTHYGEIKRYSEIHSDFMNAAMQFNSEVLEPMYKLLIGKSGDSNALWISKKMNLRDKVLQKAQHYIDNKNYDLDRVKESKIKRLIQNTHKEEATYEFEVGDRVKLLEQNDFGIVYEKKDNLHNVLVFYKEEMVKVNAKRLKLEGKATDLYPEGYDLNSLFISYKERKFQHDMDRGSKKALKLVSRDIKKRLSE is encoded by the coding sequence ATGAATACAATGACATATGAAAAATTACAATATAACGAACTAAAAGAAATGGTGAAATCCCATTGTGTCAGTAGTTTAGGAAAAGACTTACTTGATAAACTACAACCAAGCACAAATAGTAAGGTTGTTAAAAATAGACTAAATGAGACATCCGAGGCAAGAAGTTTATTGGATGCAGAAAGTCATCTGCCACTTAAAGGTATTTCAAATATAAGCCATCAGATGGAGAAGCTAGAAAAAGGAATGATTCTCGGTCCATCCGAGTTAGTAGCTATATCTGATTTCTTAAGAGGCTGTAGAGTAATAAAGAAATTTATGATGGGGAAAGAATTTTTTGCTCCTGTCTTACATTCCTATGCTTATTCGATGATGGAATTTCAAAGTATTGAAGAAGAAATTAATCACTCCATTAGAGGTAATAGAGTGGATTCGGAAGCTAGTAAAGAGCTAAAGCGAATTCGAAATCATATTGCGAAGACAGAAGAAAAAATAGAAGAACGATTAAATAAATTTTTGAAGAGTAGTGCCAATAAGGAATATATTCAAGAATTCTTTATTAGTAAAAAAGATGACCGTTTTACGGTTCCTATAAAAGCCTCTTATAAAAATCAAGTTGCTGGAACGATTATTGAAGTCTCTTCTAAAGGGTCCACTGTATTTATTGAACCAGCTGCAATTTCAAAGTTCAATGCGGAATTAGCAACTTTGAAAGCAGAAGAATCGATGGAGGAGTATCAAATTCTAGCCACTCTTTCAGGTAGTATTCTCGAGGAAACGAGACAAATCAACATCAATATTGAAATAATTGGGCAGTATGACATGATCTTTGCAAAAGCAAAGTTTAGTAAAAGGATAGATGGTATTGAGCCAAAGCTAAATAATCATGGCTATATCCAATTGAAAAATTGTAAGCATCCTCTTTTGTCAGGAAATATTGTGCCATTAGACTTTGAGATCGGAAAAGACTATCGTAGTTTAATTATTACGGGACCTAATGCTGGTGGTAAAACGGTGGTACTGAAAACAATTGGAATACTAACACTAGCCGTCATGTCAGGTTTTCATATTGCAGCCGATCAAGGTACGGAAATAGCAGTTTTTGATAACCTATTTGTTGATATTGGAGACAATCAAAGCATTGAAAATTCACTCAGTACTTTTTCCTCTCATATGAAAAATATCTCAGAAATTATGAGTGCATCATCGAATAACACACTTCTTCTTTTCGATGAAATCGGAAGTGGTACTGAACCCAACGAAGGCGCTGCTCTAGCTATTGCCATCCTCGAAGAATTTTATCAAATGGGATGTATAACAGTTGCGACAACTCATTACGGGGAGATTAAACGTTACTCCGAAATTCATAGTGATTTTATGAATGCTGCTATGCAATTCAACAGTGAAGTATTAGAACCAATGTATAAATTATTAATCGGTAAGTCAGGAGACAGTAATGCACTTTGGATTTCTAAAAAAATGAATTTACGTGATAAGGTACTGCAAAAAGCACAACATTATATAGACAACAAGAATTATGACTTAGACCGTGTAAAAGAAAGTAAGATAAAAAGGCTAATACAGAATACTCATAAAGAAGAAGCAACTTATGAATTCGAAGTGGGAGACAGAGTAAAACTCTTAGAACAAAATGATTTTGGAATTGTATATGAGAAAAAAGATAACCTCCATAATGTTTTAGTATTCTATAAAGAAGAAATGGTAAAAGTGAATGCAAAAAGGTTGAAACTAGAAGGAAAAGCAACCGATTTATATCCAGAAGGATACGACTTGAATTCTTTATTTATAAGTTATAAAGAACGAAAATTTCAACATGACATGGATAGAGGATCAAAAAAAGCATTGAAACTAGTTTCGAGAGATATAAAGAAAAGGCTTAGTGAATAG
- the phaC gene encoding class III poly(R)-hydroxyalkanoic acid synthase subunit PhaC produces the protein MGYPNSKEMDSWLNTMPEEVKTSYQRYQRVMDVLTKEPDPIVGQTPKEVIWTKNKAKLYRYQPQMKKTNSIPILMIYALINKPYILDLSPGNSLIEHLTNQGHDVYLLDWGTAGYEDRHMKLDHYILDYIPRAVKKVLKTSDAAEISLFGYCMGGTMTSIFAALHPELPIRNLVCMTSPFDFSDAGLYTNWLDERYFNLDKLVDTLGIIPPDMIDFGNKLLNPIGNFYGPYISLADRVDNENFVNNWKFMQKWLSDGIPFPGEAYRQWIGEFYQHNKLINDELYIRGRKVELSKITANLLNIAGKKDVIAAPKQVEALNTKVSSKNKTYHLANTGHVSIVTGRTAVNEIHPLIDKWLTENSH, from the coding sequence ATGGGGTATCCTAATAGTAAGGAAATGGATAGTTGGTTAAATACAATGCCGGAAGAGGTTAAAACTAGTTATCAACGCTATCAACGTGTCATGGATGTTCTTACGAAAGAACCTGATCCAATTGTTGGTCAAACCCCAAAAGAAGTTATTTGGACAAAGAATAAAGCGAAACTTTATCGCTATCAACCTCAGATGAAGAAAACGAACAGCATTCCTATTTTAATGATTTATGCATTGATTAATAAGCCGTATATACTGGACTTATCTCCTGGTAATAGTTTAATTGAACATTTGACCAATCAAGGTCACGACGTTTATTTACTTGATTGGGGAACTGCCGGTTATGAAGATAGACATATGAAGTTAGATCATTATATTTTAGATTACATTCCGCGAGCTGTTAAGAAAGTGTTGAAAACGTCTGATGCAGCTGAAATCAGTTTGTTTGGTTATTGTATGGGTGGGACGATGACTTCCATTTTTGCTGCCCTACATCCAGAGTTACCGATTCGTAATTTGGTATGCATGACAAGCCCTTTTGATTTTTCAGATGCAGGATTATATACAAACTGGTTAGATGAACGTTACTTTAATCTTGATAAGTTGGTTGATACACTTGGGATAATTCCACCTGATATGATCGATTTTGGAAACAAATTGTTAAATCCAATCGGTAATTTCTACGGACCATATATTAGTCTAGCTGATCGAGTGGATAATGAGAACTTCGTTAACAATTGGAAATTTATGCAAAAATGGCTATCCGATGGAATCCCTTTCCCTGGCGAAGCATATCGACAATGGATAGGTGAATTTTATCAACACAATAAATTAATCAATGACGAGCTTTATATAAGAGGTCGGAAGGTTGAGTTAAGCAAAATAACAGCAAACCTTTTAAATATTGCTGGTAAGAAGGATGTCATTGCTGCTCCCAAACAAGTAGAAGCGCTTAACACCAAAGTTTCCAGTAAGAATAAGACATATCATTTGGCGAACACGGGGCATGTTTCCATTGTAACAGGCCGTACAGCAGTTAATGAAATTCATCCTTTGATTGATAAATGGCTAACGGAAAATTCACATTAA
- the fabG gene encoding 3-oxoacyl-[acyl-carrier-protein] reductase — MSLSLAQLTALNAITKPLEGKVAVVTGGSRGIGATIAKVLAKNGAYVAINYQTSIDRAEAVVKEIEDQGGISFAFKSDVSKPDDVKSLMEEVKNRYGKIDILINNAGITRDRTFRKLSNEEWSEVIDVNLSSVFYTTSEVINYMLEQGYGRIINISSIIGQVGGFGQSNYAASKAGIIGLTKSLALETAKNGITVNAVCPGFIETEMVGEMPENVLENIISKIPMKRLGQTNEIAEAVLFLIQANYITGQSINVNGGLYM, encoded by the coding sequence ATGTCTTTGAGTCTAGCTCAATTAACAGCATTAAATGCAATAACAAAACCACTTGAAGGTAAAGTCGCAGTGGTAACAGGTGGATCACGTGGTATTGGAGCTACAATAGCTAAAGTCTTAGCAAAGAATGGCGCATACGTTGCAATCAATTATCAAACAAGTATCGACCGTGCAGAGGCTGTCGTAAAGGAAATTGAAGACCAGGGTGGTATTTCATTTGCATTCAAGTCTGATGTATCCAAACCGGACGACGTAAAAAGCCTGATGGAAGAAGTAAAAAATCGTTATGGTAAGATCGATATTCTTATTAATAATGCTGGAATTACAAGAGACCGTACATTCCGTAAACTGTCCAATGAGGAATGGAGCGAGGTTATCGATGTTAACTTAAGTAGTGTGTTCTATACAACTTCTGAAGTCATCAATTATATGTTGGAGCAGGGGTATGGTCGAATTATTAATATAAGTTCAATCATCGGACAAGTAGGAGGATTCGGGCAATCGAACTATGCAGCTTCAAAAGCTGGGATTATCGGTTTAACAAAGTCCTTAGCCTTAGAAACTGCTAAAAATGGAATTACAGTCAATGCTGTGTGTCCTGGGTTTATTGAGACCGAAATGGTAGGAGAAATGCCTGAAAATGTTTTAGAAAATATTATTTCAAAAATACCGATGAAGCGTTTAGGGCAAACAAATGAAATTGCAGAGGCGGTATTATTCCTTATTCAAGCCAACTATATTACAGGTCAGTCGATCAATGTGAATGGCGGCTTATATATGTAA
- a CDS encoding polyhydroxyalkanoate biosynthesis repressor PhaR: MRLLTKPLPFDPFTMWKTFYEQTEANWTSAIHETLKKESFSEGMGETLNYYLQAQELKNDTTESFLKSVNMPTRSEVADIASLIINVESKLDTLDDRFDEEMNQLIKAVSNLDEKLDKILELLSN; this comes from the coding sequence ATGAGACTTTTGACAAAACCATTGCCATTTGATCCATTCACTATGTGGAAAACTTTTTATGAACAAACCGAAGCGAACTGGACAAGTGCAATCCATGAAACGTTGAAAAAAGAATCTTTCTCTGAAGGAATGGGAGAGACCTTAAACTATTACCTTCAAGCCCAAGAACTTAAAAATGATACAACTGAATCCTTCCTAAAAAGTGTCAATATGCCAACGCGGAGTGAGGTTGCAGATATTGCATCGCTCATCATTAACGTAGAAAGCAAACTGGATACACTAGACGATAGGTTTGATGAAGAAATGAATCAACTAATAAAAGCTGTTTCCAATCTAGATGAAAAATTAGATAAGATATTGGAGCTTTTAAGTAATTGA
- the phaQ gene encoding poly-beta-hydroxybutyrate-responsive repressor: MNDGKISNLGTPKNFLIPIMLLHLRDLNSHGYELMQKITQFGFNAVDQGNLYRILRQLEKDGKVTSEWDTASDGPAKRIYSITTAGEQYLEVWANSLASYQNMINQFFNLYQPLFPYKQPSNDLDVEQ, translated from the coding sequence ATGAATGATGGGAAAATTTCTAATTTAGGTACACCGAAAAATTTCCTTATTCCAATCATGCTTCTCCATCTTCGGGACTTGAATTCCCACGGCTATGAGTTGATGCAAAAGATTACACAATTTGGGTTCAATGCGGTGGATCAAGGAAATCTTTATAGGATTTTACGGCAACTGGAGAAGGATGGAAAAGTTACATCTGAGTGGGATACAGCCTCTGATGGACCTGCCAAACGTATTTATTCGATTACAACCGCAGGTGAACAGTATCTAGAGGTTTGGGCAAATTCTCTTGCAAGTTACCAAAATATGATTAATCAGTTTTTCAATTTGTATCAACCATTATTTCCTTACAAACAGCCCTCAAATGACTTGGATGTGGAGCAGTAA
- the ptsP gene encoding phosphoenolpyruvate--protein phosphotransferase — protein MLEINGIAVSNGIALANAYCLVEPALSFEKVEISQINAEIERLKDAVAKTKLELEVIRESARLKFGEEKAAIFSAHLLVLEDPEMFSAIVGKIKQRVNAEFALDEVSTMYIDLFESMESDYMKERAADIRDVAKRLLAHLLHIELPDYSRLSTEVIIVAEDLTPSMTAQLDKQYVKGIVTNIGGRTSHSAILARSMEIPAVVGTKTATKNIKHGSSVIVDGKSGKIIIDATEEVKEFYLAAQKAFEQEGELLHPYISLPSVSADGHHVKIVGNIGTAEDIDAVVANGGDGVGLFRTEFLYMDRQELPTEEEQFTAYKKVLEKMEGKPTVIRTLDIGGDKELPYLNLSNEMNPFLGYRAIRLCLDQQDIFRTQLRALLRASVYGNLKIMFPMIATLDEFRSAKALLLEEQQKLIDIEIPVSEKVEIGMMVETPSAAIIADLFAKEADFLSVGTNDLIQYTFAADRMNERVSYLYQPHHPAILRLVKMVIDAGHSNGKWVGMCGEMAGDEVAIPILLALGLDEFSMNASSILSARSQIARLSKEKLKPHMEHILSLITAREVEEYVKNNLI, from the coding sequence ATGTTAGAAATTAATGGGATCGCTGTTTCTAATGGCATCGCACTTGCAAATGCTTATTGCTTAGTTGAGCCTGCTTTGTCTTTTGAAAAAGTTGAAATTAGTCAGATAAATGCTGAAATAGAAAGATTAAAAGATGCAGTTGCAAAAACAAAGCTAGAGCTAGAAGTAATACGTGAGTCAGCAAGACTCAAGTTTGGAGAAGAGAAAGCAGCAATCTTTTCTGCACATTTGCTAGTATTGGAAGATCCTGAAATGTTTTCAGCAATTGTAGGGAAGATAAAACAACGAGTTAATGCAGAATTTGCTTTAGATGAAGTGTCTACGATGTATATTGACTTGTTTGAGTCGATGGAAAGTGATTATATGAAGGAACGAGCTGCAGATATTCGAGATGTTGCCAAAAGATTACTAGCTCATTTATTACATATAGAGCTTCCAGATTACAGTCGATTATCAACAGAGGTTATTATTGTTGCGGAGGATTTAACGCCTTCTATGACAGCACAATTAGATAAGCAATATGTGAAAGGAATTGTCACAAATATTGGCGGAAGAACCTCTCACTCGGCTATTTTAGCACGTTCAATGGAAATTCCAGCCGTCGTAGGAACAAAAACAGCGACGAAGAATATCAAGCATGGTTCGTCGGTTATTGTTGATGGAAAGAGCGGAAAGATTATTATTGATGCAACAGAAGAAGTGAAGGAATTTTATCTTGCTGCACAAAAGGCTTTTGAACAGGAAGGGGAGTTACTCCATCCGTATATTTCGCTTCCAAGTGTTAGTGCAGATGGTCATCACGTTAAGATTGTTGGTAATATTGGTACGGCAGAAGATATTGATGCTGTTGTCGCAAACGGTGGGGATGGGGTAGGTTTATTTCGTACAGAGTTTTTATATATGGATCGACAAGAACTACCTACTGAGGAAGAGCAGTTTACTGCTTATAAAAAAGTTCTGGAGAAAATGGAAGGTAAACCTACTGTCATTCGTACATTAGATATAGGTGGAGATAAGGAGCTGCCTTATTTAAACCTATCAAATGAAATGAATCCGTTTCTAGGTTATCGAGCAATTCGATTATGCTTGGACCAACAAGATATTTTTCGTACTCAATTACGTGCATTATTAAGAGCAAGTGTATATGGTAATTTAAAGATTATGTTTCCTATGATTGCAACGCTGGATGAATTTAGGTCTGCAAAGGCATTACTGTTGGAAGAACAACAAAAGCTTATAGATATTGAAATTCCTGTTTCTGAAAAAGTGGAAATAGGAATGATGGTTGAAACTCCTTCGGCAGCAATCATTGCAGATTTATTTGCAAAGGAAGCCGATTTCTTATCTGTTGGTACGAACGATTTAATTCAATATACATTCGCGGCAGACCGTATGAATGAAAGAGTTTCCTATTTGTACCAGCCTCACCATCCTGCAATCTTAAGACTCGTTAAAATGGTGATAGATGCAGGGCATAGTAATGGCAAATGGGTAGGAATGTGTGGAGAAATGGCAGGAGATGAGGTAGCCATTCCCATACTGTTAGCACTGGGACTAGATGAATTTTCTATGAATGCATCATCCATTTTAAGTGCACGTTCTCAAATTGCACGATTATCTAAGGAAAAATTAAAACCTCATATGGAGCATATATTAAGTTTAATAACGGCAAGAGAAGTAGAGGAGTATGTAAAAAATAATCTTATTTAA
- a CDS encoding HPr family phosphocarrier protein — protein MEKTFKITTSEGVHARPSALLVSAVTPFISNVELIYNGKSANLKSIMAVMTQSIPTGSVVTISAEGADAEALMSKVTNVIISQGIGEEC, from the coding sequence ATGGAAAAAACATTTAAAATTACTACTTCAGAAGGTGTACATGCCAGACCTTCTGCATTATTAGTTTCTGCTGTAACACCATTTATATCAAATGTAGAGCTTATTTATAACGGTAAATCTGCAAACTTAAAATCTATTATGGCTGTAATGACTCAATCTATTCCTACAGGATCAGTTGTAACTATTTCAGCTGAAGGTGCAGATGCAGAAGCATTAATGAGTAAGGTGACTAATGTAATTATTTCTCAGGGGATTGGCGAAGAATGTTAG
- the nagE gene encoding N-acetylglucosamine-specific PTS transporter subunit IIBC — MMKYLQKLGRSLMLPVAVLPAAAILMGIGYWIDHDGWGAGNVLAAFLIKAGASIIDNIPILFAVGVALGMSKAKDGSAAISGLVAFLVVTTLLSSGSVAMYQGIDVANVDPAFGKIGNAFIGILSGIVASIMYNRFSHVKLPDFLAFFSGKRLVPIMSAVSMLVVSGVLFIIWPIFFGWLVSFGETISGLGTVGAGLYGFFNRLLIPTGLHHALNNIFWFDTIGINDIGKFLNGTGVKGVTGMYQAGFFPIMMFGLPAAALAMYHTAKTNRKKQIAALMLAAGFASFFTGVTEPIEFVFMFLAPALYVVHAVLTGLSLFIAASFQWTAGFGFSAGFIDFSLSLANPLANQPYMLLLQGLVFGVIYYFLFRYLIVKFDLKTPGRGDDEDYEDQGGETSTTAENKFSAMASQIYEGLGGDTNVVSVDFCATRLRVEVKNMDSVDQKKIKDTGVPGINVVGPQSIQVIVGTNVQFIADEIEKMRK, encoded by the coding sequence ATGATGAAATATTTACAAAAGCTCGGGCGTTCTTTAATGCTACCTGTAGCAGTATTACCAGCAGCGGCAATTTTGATGGGTATTGGGTATTGGATTGACCATGATGGTTGGGGGGCAGGGAATGTATTAGCTGCCTTCTTAATTAAAGCTGGAGCCTCGATTATAGACAATATCCCAATTTTATTTGCAGTTGGGGTTGCACTAGGAATGTCTAAAGCTAAAGACGGTTCTGCAGCAATAAGTGGGTTAGTTGCATTTTTAGTAGTCACGACTTTGTTATCATCAGGTTCGGTAGCTATGTATCAAGGGATTGATGTAGCGAATGTTGACCCCGCTTTCGGTAAAATAGGGAATGCGTTTATCGGAATACTTTCAGGGATTGTAGCATCCATTATGTACAATCGATTTAGTCATGTGAAACTACCCGATTTCTTAGCATTCTTTAGTGGAAAACGACTCGTTCCAATTATGTCCGCTGTTTCTATGCTTGTAGTTTCAGGTGTGTTATTCATCATATGGCCTATTTTCTTTGGTTGGTTAGTTTCTTTTGGAGAAACAATAAGTGGGTTAGGAACGGTTGGAGCAGGGTTGTATGGATTCTTTAACCGTTTGTTAATACCAACTGGTTTGCACCATGCTTTAAATAATATATTCTGGTTTGACACCATAGGGATTAATGATATCGGTAAGTTTTTGAATGGAACTGGTGTCAAAGGAGTCACTGGTATGTATCAGGCTGGTTTCTTTCCAATCATGATGTTTGGATTACCAGCAGCAGCTCTTGCAATGTATCATACTGCTAAAACAAATAGAAAAAAACAAATTGCAGCTTTAATGTTAGCAGCTGGATTTGCTTCGTTTTTTACAGGTGTGACAGAGCCTATTGAATTTGTATTTATGTTTTTAGCTCCAGCTCTTTATGTAGTGCATGCTGTATTAACTGGTCTATCTTTGTTCATCGCTGCATCGTTTCAATGGACCGCTGGATTTGGTTTTAGTGCAGGGTTTATAGACTTTTCCTTAAGCTTAGCAAATCCACTCGCTAACCAACCTTATATGTTACTTCTTCAAGGTTTAGTATTTGGAGTCATTTACTATTTCTTATTCCGATACTTAATCGTGAAATTCGACTTGAAAACACCAGGTAGAGGTGACGATGAAGATTATGAAGATCAGGGCGGAGAAACAAGTACTACCGCAGAAAATAAATTCTCTGCTATGGCATCTCAAATTTACGAAGGTTTAGGCGGAGACACTAACGTAGTTTCTGTTGACTTCTGTGCAACTCGTCTACGTGTGGAAGTAAAAAATATGGATTCAGTAGACCAAAAGAAGATCAAGGATACTGGTGTTCCTGGTATTAATGTTGTAGGACCACAAAGTATTCAAGTAATCGTTGGAACAAATGTACAATTTATAGCAGATGAAATTGAAAAAATGCGCAAATAA
- a CDS encoding PTS glucose transporter subunit IIA codes for MLSKLFNKRKLQIYAPVTGVILTLDQVPDPVFSQKMMGEGIAIMPMNGNIHAPIDGTITLISETKHAIGLLSNDGTEVLIHIGLETVSLKGQGFTVTVNTGDRVSVGQLLIEVDWEYIREHAKSIITPIVITNSAEKNVHHERTKECLIGETVIMVTSPK; via the coding sequence ATGCTATCCAAATTATTTAATAAACGTAAATTACAAATTTACGCACCTGTCACTGGAGTAATACTTACACTGGATCAGGTTCCCGATCCAGTTTTTAGTCAAAAAATGATGGGAGAAGGAATTGCGATAATGCCTATGAACGGTAATATTCATGCTCCTATAGATGGTACTATCACGCTTATTTCAGAAACTAAGCATGCAATCGGCCTTCTCTCAAATGATGGTACAGAAGTTCTCATTCATATTGGTTTGGAAACGGTTTCACTAAAAGGACAAGGCTTTACAGTTACTGTTAATACAGGTGATCGAGTTTCTGTTGGGCAATTACTTATTGAAGTAGATTGGGAGTATATCCGTGAGCATGCGAAAAGCATTATCACACCTATTGTAATTACAAATAGTGCAGAAAAAAACGTTCACCATGAAAGAACAAAAGAATGCCTTATAGGAGAAACAGTGATAATGGTCACTTCACCCAAGTAA
- a CDS encoding EcsC family protein has product MEDEDYTKEVEQELYFWKHKMTRRSGRISRAAKTVQTKINGLIPEKFHQVMTESIRNMVKATLVGSNITTKKRLPLELSLYERDELLKEKLSTFRKTAVMEGAGTGAGGILLGLADFPLLLSIKMKFLFEAAAVYGFDTDDYEERLFLLHIFLLAFSSEDKRKDTLCIIENWEEQKYLIADMNWRDFQQEYREYIDLVKMFQLLPGIGAVVGAFANYNLLDQLGETTMNSYRLRLLHSDEKRS; this is encoded by the coding sequence ATGGAAGATGAAGATTATACAAAGGAAGTAGAACAAGAACTTTACTTTTGGAAGCACAAAATGACCAGACGATCTGGTCGCATTAGCCGTGCAGCCAAGACTGTACAAACAAAGATTAATGGTCTTATTCCAGAAAAATTTCATCAAGTGATGACAGAAAGTATCAGAAACATGGTGAAAGCAACGCTCGTAGGCTCAAATATTACGACGAAAAAACGGTTACCATTAGAACTTAGCCTCTATGAGCGTGACGAATTACTAAAAGAAAAACTTTCTACTTTCAGAAAAACGGCTGTTATGGAAGGCGCTGGAACAGGGGCAGGAGGTATACTGCTTGGGCTTGCTGATTTTCCATTGCTATTATCTATTAAAATGAAATTTCTTTTTGAAGCTGCTGCTGTTTATGGATTCGATACGGACGATTACGAAGAACGGCTCTTCCTCTTGCATATTTTCCTATTAGCCTTTTCGAGTGAGGACAAACGAAAAGATACATTATGTATCATTGAAAACTGGGAAGAACAAAAATATTTAATAGCCGATATGAACTGGCGGGACTTTCAACAGGAATACCGGGAATATATTGATTTAGTGAAAATGTTTCAATTATTACCTGGAATCGGAGCAGTGGTTGGGGCGTTTGCCAATTATAATCTACTAGATCAGCTCGGAGAAACAACAATGAATTCCTACCGGTTACGTTTATTACACTCGGATGAAAAAAGGAGTTAA